GATGCTGGTCGCGCTGCGTCCCGCGCCGGCCGATGTGCCTCAGTTTCAGACCGAGGCCGAGGCAAGCGCGGAAGCCTAGTCCGACGAGACGAAACACAAACGCGAGTTGGCAGCCGATCGCTTCCAACTCCCCGATCGATCAGCTACGGCCTCTCTCGAGCGCCTTCGGTGGATGACCATGCGAATATTCACGGCCTTGTTCGGCACGGAAACAAACACGTTCTCGCCGCTTCCGACCTCGATCGACCAGTTCATGCCAAACGAACTGCCGGCGAGCGACGGCAAGCCTTTCGAGTATCATCTGTTCGGCATGGTGCTTCGCGCTCTCCGCGAACGCGCGCTGGTCGAGCCCCTGGACATCGTGCAGGGGCGAGGCGGCTTCGCCGAGCCCAACGGCATGACGACCAGGACGGCCTACGAGACGCTGCGGGACCGCCTGCTGGAGGATCTGCGCGCCGCGATGCCGGTGGATGTCGTCGCGCTCGCCATGCACGGGGCGATGATCGCCGACGGCTACGAGGATGCCGAAGGCGATCTGATCGACGAGGTTCGCCGGATCGTCGGGCCCGACGTGATCATCGGCGTCGAGCTCGACCTGCATGGCTTCCTGTCACGCAGGAAGTACGAGAACGCCGACATCCTGATCTTCTTCAAGGAGTATCCTCATCTGGATATCCTCGATCGTGCCAGGGAATTGGTCGATCTCTGCCTGCACGCGGCGCGCAGGGAGATCAAGCCGGTGATGTCCATCGTCCCCTGCAACATGATCGCGCAGTTCATGACGTTGCGCGAGCCGATGAGCTCGTTCGTACGGCGCATGAAAGAGCTCGAAGGCACGGACGGCGTCCTCTCGATCTCGTTCGTCCACGGCTTCGCCTGGGGCGACTGCTCCGAACTCGGATCGAAGATGCTGGTCATCACGGACGGACGAAAGAGCCTGGGCGATGCACTGGCCGCACAGCTCCGCGACGAGCTGTTCGGCATTCGCGACCGGTGCTTCGCGCAGTATCTGGGCATCGAGGCCGCGCTCGACGAGGCGACAGGGAGTTCAGCCCATCCGATCGTGCTCGCCGATGTCGCCGACAACACGGGCGGCGGGGCGGCCGGCGATTCCACGTTCGTCCTCGCGGCGATGCTGAGGCGCGGCGTCACGGACGCCTGCATCGGCCCATTCTACGATCCTGGAGCTCTCGCGATCTGCTATTCGGCAGGCGTCGGCGCCAGACTTCCGCTGCGCCTCGGCGGAAAACACTCGCCGGCATCGGGCCAGCCACTCGACGTCGAAGCCCGCGTGCTGAGCTGTGCATCGTCGCCGGACATGCTGAACTGCTTCGGTTCCGGAGGCAAAACTCCGATGGGCCGCGCGGTCAACATCGACGTCGCCGGCATCGAGGTCGTGCTGGTAGAGAAGCGCATCCAGGCGCTCGGTGACCTCTTCACCCCGATGGGGCTCGATTGGAGGTCGCGCAAGATCGTCGTGGTGAAATCGGCGAACCATTTCTATGCGGCCTATGCGCCATCCGCAGCCAAGGTGCTCTTCGTCGACTCGCCCGGGGGCGCCAGCATGAACTGGAAGGAGCTGGAATACCGACACCGGCCGCGCAACCTCTGGCCGATGGACAATTGAAGCGGAATACGCGCACCGCAAACGGATGACGTCAATTGCGGCTATAGTCGTGCCATCCTGCTACTCAGGTGTCGAGATCTACGGCTATTCAAGATGGGATCCCGAAAATCCAAGGACGTAGTAGTATCTGCTGACATAGGCGATTGCATCGTGCGTCCTTGCCGTTTCGTCAAAGCCGCTATTCAGAAGTGACGCTGATGAGTGCTGCACTGCGGCGGCGGACCGCAGAGGAAATTCAATCTCAATTTTGCCAACAATAGCATCAGCGACGATCAGTCGTCGCGATCGCGCCGATCCAGCGCCGGAGCAAAGAACCGATGCGCTTTCCTTATACCTAACTCCCTCAAAGTCACCCTGCTTTTTTATGTTGGTCAACAGCACTCTGCTTGGTTCTGATTGAGGAGTGACCTCAAAGCCAAGCAGTTCCTGCAACGTCTCTCTTCCACGAGCCTTTGATAGGGGATATTCGAGTTTACCGAGATCAGCGACATCAAAATGCGAGACTTGCTTCCTCACGACTTCTGCAGGCCGAATGCAAAGATCCGCTTGCTCAATCGTCAGGAGTTGGGGAGCAAGCTTACTTCCTTCTGAGCCGGGGGCAGAATTCACTGCAATGAGGATCGGCGAAGATGCAGCTCCCCAATCATTCGTTGATCGACAAGCAGGGAAGGAATTCTCGCACCGCAGAGGACGAAACGGTAGAAGAACATGGCTTACTGCAAATCGTCGCGCGATGTCTTGAGCAATAGTTTTGGACTGAGCATGCGCCGGCGACGATATAAAATGCATCGCAGCGGCAAGAAGGATAGACCACTGCGTCAGCTTTGACATCGACTAAATTTCATTTGCTATGACGGCAAGCAAGACAGATTTCGCATTTCTACGAAAGCTGTTCGACCTCTCGATATGGAATCGAGCGGCGTCCGTACCCAATCTGCCGCCTGAGGCGTATTCAATATCGAGATCAATATCTCCGACATAGGCTCGCGCGACCTGCTTCAAATTCGATCGACCGCCCAGGAGTGCGAAACAGCCATTGCGTTTTATTTCCTCCTTCGCATCATATAATTGGGACTGATCAAGCGTGTACGATCGTATGTTCTTCAATCGAAACGTTACGCGCTTGAGTCGCCCAATCTCATTTTCAGCCAACATTGAATAGGATTGGCGCAATGCAGATCGATTGGCCCATGTTTGCGGATCGAACGAAAGCGTCTGATCCATTATGTAATCGTCAATGATGTCCTTGTGCTTCTCCAATGCAATTTGGCGGAGCTTGAAGCGATGCTGCGGACAAAACCGAATATCTTGGTGAACGGTATTCCAACGATCGGCAAGTCCTCGAACCAGATCGCGATCATTCTCAACAAGAGGTGCGACCAAAGTGCCAGGGACATACGCGTAGTTGTTGCGCGCGTACCTTCTGCCATCACCCGGCAATGAAGCTACGGGATCGAGAACGGTTGACCGTGGGCCGAACTCACGGAAGGCGATAGACCGCAGAGTGGGTTGTCGGGTGCAGTTTCCAACAAACGCTGCCACAAGAATCGCAGCGAGGGCCCTGCAATAGCGGTAAGCGATCATCGGGCCCTCGCTTGCCGCTCGCTTTTTACCGCCTTGGTAAGACCGACCACAGAAAGACTGCCGCTCCCTTTCGGCGTCAGATTGACCCCCACAACGGCGTTTGGAGCTGATTCATAGATTGCATACTTGTAGCATTTGTCTGGATCAGCGGTATCGTTCTTGGGTTTTGACTCCGCCGGTGCTGCCGCAGCCGCCGCCGCCGCCGCGCCGGGTTGCGTTCCACTCCCTCCCAGAACGGCCACGACCGCGGCTGCAGCGGCGGCACCGGCTGCAGCCGCGATCGCTTGATTGGTCGACGGTGAGGTAGCCGCCGATGGTGAGTTGGCCACGGGCGTAGCAGCCCGTGCCGGACTTGGAGCGACAGCTGGAGACGATCCGGTTGACCTTGCTCCAGGCGCGCCAGCGCCAGCTGCAACCGGGCTGTCCCCTTTGCAAGGGGTTTCCGCTACGCCACTTAACTCACTCTGATAGTGCGCTTCGAAATTTGCCTGGAGCGCTCCCAAGTTTGCATTAACAATGGATCCGCGAACCTCGCGGTTGAAATAGACGCCGAGTTTGACTTGGCCAGTGCATATCCGCCAAATCATCTGAGACTGAGTAGATTTCAAACTGTCGCTACATTCTGCCCCCCTATCAAGCATGGCGCCGATGGATGCCTTT
This genomic stretch from Bradyrhizobium sp. CCGB12 harbors:
- a CDS encoding M81 family metallopeptidase yields the protein MRIFTALFGTETNTFSPLPTSIDQFMPNELPASDGKPFEYHLFGMVLRALRERALVEPLDIVQGRGGFAEPNGMTTRTAYETLRDRLLEDLRAAMPVDVVALAMHGAMIADGYEDAEGDLIDEVRRIVGPDVIIGVELDLHGFLSRRKYENADILIFFKEYPHLDILDRARELVDLCLHAARREIKPVMSIVPCNMIAQFMTLREPMSSFVRRMKELEGTDGVLSISFVHGFAWGDCSELGSKMLVITDGRKSLGDALAAQLRDELFGIRDRCFAQYLGIEAALDEATGSSAHPIVLADVADNTGGGAAGDSTFVLAAMLRRGVTDACIGPFYDPGALAICYSAGVGARLPLRLGGKHSPASGQPLDVEARVLSCASSPDMLNCFGSGGKTPMGRAVNIDVAGIEVVLVEKRIQALGDLFTPMGLDWRSRKIVVVKSANHFYAAYAPSAAKVLFVDSPGGASMNWKELEYRHRPRNLWPMDN